A single genomic interval of Arthrobacter sp. NicSoilB8 harbors:
- a CDS encoding alpha/beta fold hydrolase, which yields MGAALLESAPAAGHNVRHTVRARHTYRGMRTAEHYFQVPLDHFSEAGRRGESVTVFAREYVSTEHSEDEAAELPWLLYLQGGPGGRGNRLPALGGWSKAAARNFRILMLDQRGTGLSSAVDRNTLPLRGTGAEQARYLTHFRADSIVADAEAIRATLGSAPWTVYGQSYGGFCALSYLSFAPEGLREVLVTGGLPPLGGSAERVYRATFQRVAARNAEYFAWYPEDRAAVTRIARHLRDTEEFLPDGDRLTVERFQMVGSFLGGNTRVDALHHLLEDAFVSTPGGNRLSDAFLDQVRGLVSRAANPLYALMHESIYGQAGATNWAAWRVLEEFPEFRPDAGEPLLTGEMVYPWYFEQDPALRPLRDVAHLLAEKDDWAPLYDPERLALNTVPVAAAVYTDDIYVDRGLSLETAAAVRGLQVWETDEFHHDGIADDGEAIFGRLLGMARSARR from the coding sequence ATGGGAGCGGCCCTCCTGGAATCTGCGCCCGCCGCCGGGCACAACGTCCGGCACACCGTCCGGGCACGCCACACCTACCGCGGCATGCGCACCGCAGAACACTACTTCCAGGTGCCCCTGGACCATTTCAGCGAGGCAGGACGCCGCGGTGAATCCGTCACGGTGTTCGCACGCGAGTACGTGTCCACGGAACACAGCGAGGACGAGGCAGCCGAGCTGCCCTGGCTGCTGTACCTGCAGGGCGGCCCCGGCGGCAGGGGCAACCGGCTCCCGGCCCTGGGCGGCTGGAGCAAGGCTGCCGCGCGGAACTTCCGCATCCTCATGCTGGATCAGCGCGGCACCGGACTGTCCTCGGCCGTTGACCGCAACACGCTCCCCCTGCGCGGCACCGGGGCGGAGCAGGCCCGCTACCTGACGCATTTCCGTGCCGACTCAATCGTCGCCGACGCCGAGGCCATCCGGGCGACCCTGGGCTCCGCCCCCTGGACCGTCTACGGCCAGAGCTACGGCGGCTTCTGTGCGCTGAGCTACCTCTCGTTCGCCCCCGAAGGACTCCGCGAAGTGCTCGTCACCGGCGGCCTGCCCCCGCTGGGCGGCTCCGCGGAGCGGGTGTACCGGGCCACGTTCCAGCGGGTCGCGGCCCGGAACGCCGAATACTTCGCCTGGTACCCCGAGGACCGTGCCGCCGTCACCCGGATCGCCCGGCACCTGCGGGACACCGAGGAGTTCCTGCCCGACGGCGACCGGCTCACCGTGGAACGGTTCCAGATGGTGGGCTCCTTCCTGGGCGGCAACACCCGGGTGGACGCGCTGCACCACCTGCTCGAGGACGCTTTCGTGTCCACGCCCGGCGGCAACCGCCTCTCCGATGCCTTCCTGGACCAGGTCCGGGGCCTCGTGTCCCGGGCCGCCAACCCCTTGTACGCGCTGATGCACGAGTCCATCTACGGCCAGGCCGGAGCCACCAACTGGGCCGCCTGGCGGGTGCTGGAGGAATTCCCCGAGTTCCGCCCCGACGCCGGCGAACCTCTCCTGACCGGGGAAATGGTCTACCCCTGGTACTTCGAGCAGGACCCTGCCCTGCGTCCGCTCCGCGACGTGGCCCACCTGCTCGCCGAGAAGGACGACTGGGCGCCGCTGTACGATCCGGAACGGCTGGCCCTCAACACCGTGCCCGTCGCCGCGGCCGTCTACACCGACGACATCTACGTGGACCGCGGTCTCTCCCTGGAAACGGCGGCCGCCGTGCGCGGCCTGCAGGTGTGGGAGACCGACGAGTTTCACCATGACGGCATCGCGGACGACGGCGAGGCGATCTTCGGCCGCCTGCTGGGCATGGCCCGCTCCGCCCGCCGCTGA
- a CDS encoding GNAT family N-acetyltransferase, with protein MSVIRPAAPHDVPAILQMIHDLALYEKEPDAVRNTPEMLTEVLFGENPRVFATMAENTAGEVRGFALWFLNYSTWEGVHGIYLEDLYVRPEARGEGHGKALLQHLAATAVDRGYARVEWSVLDWNEPSINFYRKLGAAPMQEWSTFRLTGAALEAFGSSRADSRGNSRAEAARG; from the coding sequence ATGAGTGTAATCCGGCCTGCCGCCCCGCATGACGTCCCTGCCATCCTGCAGATGATCCACGACCTCGCCCTCTACGAGAAGGAGCCGGACGCCGTCCGGAACACTCCCGAGATGCTCACCGAGGTCCTCTTCGGCGAGAACCCGCGGGTCTTTGCCACGATGGCGGAGAACACTGCAGGCGAGGTCCGGGGCTTCGCGCTCTGGTTCCTGAACTACTCCACGTGGGAAGGCGTCCACGGGATTTACCTCGAGGACCTCTACGTCAGGCCCGAGGCCCGTGGCGAGGGCCACGGCAAGGCGCTGCTGCAGCACCTGGCCGCGACCGCCGTCGACCGCGGGTACGCGCGCGTGGAGTGGAGCGTCCTGGACTGGAACGAGCCGTCCATCAACTTCTACAGGAAGCTCGGCGCCGCCCCGATGCAGGAGTGGTCGACGTTCCGCCTTACCGGCGCCGCGCTGGAGGCGTTCGGCAGCTCCCGCGCCGATTCCCGTGGCAATTCGCGTGCGGAGGCCGCCCGTGGCTGA
- a CDS encoding DEAD/DEAH box helicase, which translates to MKLVDQLPAPAARIPGRTALDPDELYTRFVEWTETRGLALYTAQDEAIMELAAGSNVILATPTGSGKSLVAIAAHFQAMARGARSYYTAPIKALVSEKFFALCEIFGAENVGMITGDSGVNQDAPIICCTAEILANIALREGAAAELGAVIMDEFHFYSDPQRGWAWQVPLLELPQAQFLLMSATLGDVSRFEAGITQLTGRPTTTVSSAERPIPLHYYYEQTPVHETLEELLATKQVPVYVVHFSQVEAIDRAQNLMSINVCTREEKDKIAELIAGFRFAAGFGKTLNRLVRHGIGVHHAGMLPKYRRLVEQLAQAGLLKVICGTDTLGVGINVPIRTVLLTALSKYDGVRTRLLNSREFHQIAGRAGRAGYDTAGTVVVQAPEHVTENVKAMAKATAKFGDDQKKLRQVVKKKPPEGFVSWGEPTYKRLVESVPDPLTSSFTVTHAMLMNLMERPGDPFQAARRLLTENHETRSSQLQLMKKALGIYRELLAAGVVERIPPEEQGADGRTVRLTVHLQANFALNQPLSPFALAALELLDPESPSYALDVVSVIESTLEKPRQILSAQQKKARGEAIAAMKADGIEYDQRMAMLEEVTYPQPLAAILGEAFDVYRKAAPWVGDFELAPKSVVRDMYERAMNFGEFVQFYGLARSEGIVLRYLADGFKALRQTVPQDALREDLEDLIAWLGELVRQVDSSLLDEWEELTSGAAPTPHDAPPPPPPSLTSNIRAFRVMVRNEMFRRVELFADEAATALGELDAGSGWDAERWEDALDDYFDEHNDIGTGPDARGPGLLIITEEPGLWKVRQIFADPAGHHDWGISAEVDLEASDESGTAVVRVTDVNRL; encoded by the coding sequence ATGAAACTCGTTGATCAGCTCCCCGCCCCGGCCGCCCGAATTCCCGGCAGGACGGCCCTGGACCCGGACGAGCTCTACACCCGGTTTGTGGAGTGGACCGAGACCCGCGGCCTCGCCCTTTACACCGCCCAGGATGAGGCCATCATGGAGCTGGCCGCCGGCTCCAACGTCATCCTCGCCACGCCGACCGGGTCCGGAAAATCCCTCGTGGCCATCGCCGCGCACTTCCAGGCCATGGCCCGCGGAGCGCGCAGCTACTACACGGCCCCGATCAAGGCCCTGGTCTCGGAGAAATTTTTCGCCTTGTGCGAGATTTTCGGGGCCGAAAACGTCGGCATGATCACCGGTGACTCCGGCGTCAACCAGGACGCCCCGATCATCTGCTGCACCGCGGAGATCCTGGCCAACATCGCCCTCCGCGAGGGCGCCGCCGCAGAGCTCGGCGCCGTCATCATGGACGAATTCCACTTCTATTCGGACCCGCAGCGCGGCTGGGCCTGGCAGGTGCCGCTGCTGGAGCTTCCCCAGGCGCAGTTCCTGCTCATGTCCGCCACCCTCGGCGATGTCAGCCGCTTTGAGGCCGGGATCACCCAGCTGACCGGCCGCCCGACGACGACCGTCAGTTCCGCCGAACGTCCCATTCCGCTGCACTACTACTACGAGCAGACCCCGGTGCACGAGACCCTCGAAGAGCTTCTCGCCACCAAGCAGGTCCCGGTCTACGTCGTTCATTTCAGCCAGGTCGAGGCGATCGACCGGGCCCAGAACCTGATGAGCATCAACGTCTGCACCCGCGAGGAAAAAGACAAAATTGCCGAGCTCATCGCCGGATTCCGCTTCGCCGCGGGCTTCGGCAAGACCCTCAACCGGCTGGTCCGGCACGGGATCGGCGTCCACCACGCCGGCATGCTGCCGAAGTACCGCCGGCTCGTCGAGCAGCTCGCCCAAGCCGGGCTGCTGAAGGTCATCTGCGGAACCGACACCCTCGGGGTGGGCATCAACGTGCCCATCCGCACCGTGCTGCTCACGGCCCTGAGCAAGTACGACGGCGTCCGCACGCGGCTGTTGAACTCCCGCGAGTTCCACCAGATCGCCGGACGGGCCGGACGCGCCGGGTACGACACGGCCGGAACCGTGGTGGTCCAGGCCCCGGAGCACGTGACGGAGAACGTGAAGGCGATGGCCAAGGCCACGGCCAAGTTCGGCGACGACCAGAAGAAGCTGCGCCAGGTGGTTAAGAAGAAGCCCCCGGAAGGCTTCGTGTCCTGGGGCGAGCCGACGTACAAACGGCTCGTGGAGTCTGTTCCGGATCCCCTCACGTCCAGTTTCACCGTGACCCACGCGATGCTGATGAACCTCATGGAACGCCCGGGCGACCCGTTCCAGGCCGCCCGCCGCCTGCTTACCGAGAACCACGAGACCCGGTCCTCCCAGCTGCAGCTCATGAAGAAGGCCCTGGGCATCTACCGCGAGCTGCTCGCCGCAGGCGTCGTGGAGCGGATCCCCCCTGAGGAGCAGGGAGCTGACGGCCGCACGGTCCGGCTCACCGTCCACCTGCAGGCAAACTTCGCCCTCAACCAGCCCCTGTCCCCCTTCGCCCTCGCGGCCCTGGAACTGCTGGATCCGGAGTCGCCGTCGTACGCCCTGGACGTCGTGTCCGTGATCGAATCGACCCTGGAGAAGCCGCGCCAGATCCTGTCCGCACAGCAGAAGAAGGCGCGCGGCGAAGCGATCGCAGCGATGAAGGCCGACGGCATCGAGTACGACCAGCGGATGGCGATGCTGGAGGAGGTCACGTACCCGCAGCCGCTCGCGGCGATCCTCGGCGAGGCCTTCGATGTCTACCGCAAGGCCGCGCCGTGGGTCGGCGACTTTGAACTCGCACCCAAATCCGTGGTCCGGGACATGTACGAGCGCGCCATGAACTTCGGTGAATTCGTCCAGTTCTACGGCCTGGCCCGCTCGGAGGGAATCGTGCTGCGCTACCTCGCGGACGGCTTCAAGGCCCTGCGCCAGACCGTCCCGCAGGACGCCCTCCGCGAGGACCTCGAGGACCTCATCGCCTGGCTGGGTGAACTGGTGCGCCAGGTCGACTCGAGCCTGCTCGACGAGTGGGAAGAACTCACGTCCGGCGCCGCGCCCACACCGCACGACGCTCCCCCGCCCCCGCCGCCGTCGCTGACCTCCAACATCCGGGCCTTCCGGGTGATGGTGCGCAATGAGATGTTCCGCCGCGTGGAGCTGTTCGCCGATGAGGCCGCCACCGCCCTGGGTGAGCTCGACGCCGGGTCCGGCTGGGACGCGGAGCGCTGGGAAGACGCCCTGGATGATTACTTCGACGAACACAACGACATCGGCACCGGCCCGGACGCCCGCGGACCCGGGCTGCTGATCATCACCGAGGAACCCGGACTGTGGAAGGTCCGGCAGATCTTCGCCGACCCGGCCGGCCACCACGACTGGGGCATTTCCGCCGAGGTGGATCTGGAGGCATCCGATGAGTCCGGGACCGCCGTCGTTCGCGTCACGGACGTCAACCGGCTCTAA
- a CDS encoding trans-aconitate 2-methyltransferase has product MKWDPEKYVQFGDYRDRPFFDLTGRIHAEAPRHVVDLGCGPGNLTATLADRWPGAQVVGLDSSQEMLAASRGHAAAAANLSYELADIQHWLPSGDTDVVVTNAALQWVPGHRQLLPAWLDALKPGAWFALQVPGNFNAPSHTIMRELAESPAWAGRLAGVLRHDDVVGEAAEYLQIMLDAGCAADAWETTYLQLLPGSHPVLEWVRGTGLRPVLAALPHDEAGEFEAEYSARLDAAYPAGRHGTVFPFRRTFAVAQKRA; this is encoded by the coding sequence ATGAAGTGGGATCCCGAAAAATATGTGCAGTTCGGGGATTACCGGGACAGGCCCTTCTTTGACCTGACCGGGCGGATTCATGCCGAAGCTCCGCGGCACGTCGTCGACCTCGGATGCGGTCCCGGGAACCTCACCGCGACCCTCGCGGACCGGTGGCCCGGGGCGCAGGTGGTCGGCCTGGACTCGTCGCAGGAGATGCTGGCCGCGTCCAGGGGCCATGCGGCCGCGGCGGCCAATCTCTCCTACGAACTGGCCGATATCCAGCATTGGCTGCCGTCCGGCGACACGGACGTGGTGGTCACCAACGCCGCCCTGCAGTGGGTGCCCGGCCACCGACAACTGCTGCCGGCATGGCTCGATGCGCTCAAACCGGGCGCCTGGTTCGCGCTCCAGGTGCCGGGGAACTTCAACGCACCCTCCCACACCATAATGCGGGAGCTGGCGGAGTCCCCGGCCTGGGCCGGGCGGCTCGCCGGGGTGCTCCGCCACGACGACGTCGTCGGGGAGGCGGCGGAGTACCTGCAGATCATGCTCGACGCCGGTTGCGCCGCCGACGCCTGGGAGACCACGTACCTGCAGCTGCTCCCGGGCTCCCACCCAGTGCTGGAATGGGTCCGCGGCACCGGGCTCCGGCCGGTTCTGGCGGCGCTGCCGCACGACGAGGCCGGGGAGTTCGAGGCCGAGTACTCGGCGCGGCTGGACGCCGCGTATCCCGCGGGCCGGCACGGGACGGTCTTCCCGTTCCGGCGCACGTTCGCGGTGGCGCAAAAACGCGCGTGA
- a CDS encoding ABC transporter ATP-binding protein encodes MTRLLSAHKGSVLAIVVLQLVQTTANLLLPTLNAAIIDDGIIGGDTGEILHLGGWMAGIAAVQVVTAIAAGYLGAVVAMNLGGQLRGELFAKVQSFSSQEVGVFGAPSLVNRATNDVAQIQNLAVLIFTMLIAAPAIFIGGIALAVHQDVVLSWIVVAVIPILTVIMAMIVRRLIPLYREGQGLLDRISRVLREQIIGANVIRGFVRQDHEMRRFDEANKDLTRNNLHSALLVAGMMPMIMLVVNLSSVCVVWFGGHRIDAGEMRLGALTAFMAYILQILIAIMMAMYVFMTAPRAAACAERIRAVLDTVPAIADPAAPAAPATPDGGAAGPGRALRGRALPGTARSGNAVGFRNVTFAYPGAEAPVLDGVSFTAAPGTTTAIIGATGSGKTTLLNLLPRFLDATAGEISIGGRDVRAMPLDVLRGLISMVPQQSHLFSGTVAENLRLGSPAAGDQELWQALGAAQAADFVRDLPLGLEAPVSQGGTNFSGGERQRLCIARALLKDAPVYLFDDSFSALDYGTDVRLRAAIEPLLRSATVLIVAERVATIVDAGLILVLEGGRLVAQGTHSELMESSPSYREIAASQFVLEEAP; translated from the coding sequence ATGACGCGGCTGCTGTCCGCGCATAAGGGGAGCGTGCTGGCCATCGTTGTGCTCCAGCTCGTGCAAACCACCGCCAACCTGCTCCTGCCCACCCTCAACGCCGCGATCATCGACGACGGCATCATCGGCGGCGACACGGGGGAGATCCTTCATCTCGGCGGCTGGATGGCCGGCATCGCTGCCGTCCAGGTGGTCACGGCCATCGCGGCCGGATACCTGGGCGCCGTTGTCGCCATGAACCTCGGCGGCCAGCTGCGCGGGGAACTGTTCGCCAAGGTGCAGTCCTTCTCCTCCCAGGAGGTCGGCGTCTTCGGTGCGCCCAGCCTCGTCAACCGCGCCACCAACGACGTCGCCCAGATCCAAAACCTCGCCGTCCTGATCTTCACCATGCTGATTGCAGCCCCCGCCATCTTCATCGGCGGCATCGCGCTGGCCGTGCACCAGGACGTCGTCCTGTCCTGGATCGTGGTCGCGGTCATCCCGATCCTCACGGTGATCATGGCCATGATCGTGCGCCGACTGATTCCCCTCTACCGTGAGGGCCAGGGGCTCCTGGACCGGATCAGCCGGGTGCTGCGCGAGCAGATCATCGGCGCGAATGTGATCCGCGGCTTTGTCCGCCAGGACCACGAGATGCGCCGTTTCGACGAGGCGAACAAGGACCTCACCCGCAACAACCTGCACTCTGCCCTGCTGGTGGCCGGGATGATGCCGATGATCATGCTGGTGGTCAACCTGTCCTCCGTGTGCGTCGTCTGGTTCGGCGGCCACCGGATCGACGCCGGCGAAATGCGGCTGGGTGCCCTCACGGCGTTCATGGCCTACATCCTGCAGATCTTGATCGCCATCATGATGGCGATGTACGTGTTCATGACCGCTCCGCGGGCGGCGGCGTGCGCGGAACGTATCCGCGCGGTGCTGGACACCGTGCCGGCCATCGCGGACCCGGCCGCACCCGCCGCTCCCGCCACGCCCGATGGCGGCGCCGCAGGGCCTGGCCGTGCGCTGCGTGGCCGTGCGCTGCCTGGCACCGCACGCTCCGGGAATGCCGTCGGGTTCCGGAACGTGACTTTCGCCTATCCCGGCGCGGAGGCACCCGTGCTGGACGGCGTCTCCTTCACCGCCGCACCGGGGACCACGACGGCGATCATTGGGGCGACCGGCAGCGGCAAGACGACGCTCCTGAACCTGCTGCCCCGGTTCCTGGATGCGACCGCCGGCGAGATCAGCATCGGCGGCCGCGACGTGCGGGCCATGCCGCTGGATGTCCTGCGCGGCCTCATCTCGATGGTCCCGCAGCAGTCTCACCTGTTTTCGGGCACGGTCGCGGAAAACCTCCGGCTCGGGTCGCCCGCGGCCGGGGACCAGGAACTGTGGCAGGCGCTCGGGGCCGCCCAGGCCGCCGATTTTGTCCGCGACCTGCCGCTCGGGCTCGAGGCGCCCGTGAGCCAGGGCGGCACCAACTTCTCCGGCGGCGAACGGCAGCGCCTGTGCATCGCGCGGGCCCTGCTCAAGGACGCCCCCGTCTACCTGTTCGACGACAGTTTCTCGGCCCTGGACTACGGCACGGATGTGAGGCTCCGTGCGGCGATTGAGCCGCTGCTGCGTTCGGCGACCGTGCTGATCGTGGCCGAACGGGTGGCAACAATCGTGGACGCCGGGCTGATCCTCGTGCTGGAGGGCGGCCGCCTCGTCGCGCAGGGGACACACAGCGAACTCATGGAGTCCTCGCCAAGCTACCGGGAAATTGCCGCCTCCCAGTTCGTGCTGGAGGAAGCCCCGTGA
- a CDS encoding ABC transporter ATP-binding protein, with product MAGVIAATCAFVTLNVAAPKVLGEATDVVVSGFLGGSLDEQVLAGRLLAVSAMYVGASLFSWIQGALTATAVQRLSYGLRGAVEKKLHVLPSSHFEEQRRGEVLSRATNDVDNISQALNQLLNQLIMSVLMLSAALAMMLWLSPLLALIAVLSVPVSTFITVMVARHSQAHFTEQWSSTGAMHAQLEELFTGHEVVKAFGRQEESAASFRDCNDKLTRSSARAQYLSGIVQPLMVFVANLNYVAVAVVGALQVTAGAMTIGGIQAFIQFSRLFSQPMGQIGGMLTLLQSCLASAERVFELLDAPEIPPDTGVPAGSANGAGKHRGAGAPRRIPGALKSTGQRKSPNGRKSPNGRGAHVPPHPGTVAGRVTFEHVSFSYSPGTPVVQDLSFTVEPGQTVAIVGHTGAGKTTVVNLLMRFYELDSGRILVDSTDIAGIPRDELRSIFGTVLQDAWLFTGSIRENIEYGRPGASDADIVEAARASHVDQFVRSLPAGYATMLGNDGDSLSRGQRQLVSIARAQLAGRSILVLDEATSSVDSRTEVQIRHAMERLRQGHTSFVIAHRLSTVRDADLILVMDHGRIVEHGTHQQLLARSGLYKDLYAAQFAGREQVAAAPEPEL from the coding sequence ATGGCCGGTGTCATCGCGGCCACATGTGCCTTCGTGACACTCAACGTGGCGGCCCCCAAAGTCCTGGGTGAGGCCACCGACGTCGTCGTTTCGGGTTTCCTGGGCGGTTCCCTCGATGAACAGGTGCTGGCGGGACGGCTACTGGCGGTTTCCGCCATGTACGTCGGGGCGTCGCTGTTCAGCTGGATCCAGGGCGCCCTGACGGCCACCGCCGTTCAGCGGCTCAGCTACGGGCTCCGCGGCGCCGTGGAAAAAAAGCTTCATGTGCTGCCGTCCAGCCATTTCGAGGAACAGCGCCGCGGCGAGGTGCTCAGCCGGGCCACGAACGACGTCGACAACATCTCGCAGGCCCTCAACCAGCTCCTTAACCAGCTGATCATGTCGGTCCTGATGCTCTCCGCCGCACTCGCCATGATGCTGTGGCTCTCGCCGCTGCTGGCACTGATCGCGGTCCTGTCCGTGCCCGTGTCCACTTTCATCACTGTCATGGTGGCCCGGCATTCCCAGGCGCACTTCACGGAGCAGTGGAGCAGCACAGGAGCCATGCACGCCCAACTCGAGGAACTCTTCACCGGTCACGAAGTGGTCAAGGCCTTCGGCCGGCAGGAGGAGTCGGCGGCGAGCTTCCGGGACTGCAACGACAAGCTGACGCGTTCCAGTGCCCGCGCCCAATACCTGTCCGGCATTGTCCAGCCGCTGATGGTGTTTGTCGCCAACCTCAACTACGTTGCGGTGGCTGTTGTGGGGGCGCTCCAGGTGACGGCGGGGGCCATGACGATCGGCGGCATCCAGGCCTTCATTCAGTTCTCCCGCCTGTTCAGCCAGCCGATGGGCCAGATCGGCGGGATGCTGACCCTCCTGCAGTCCTGCCTGGCCTCCGCGGAGCGTGTGTTTGAGCTGCTCGACGCTCCGGAGATCCCGCCGGACACCGGGGTGCCGGCCGGTTCAGCAAACGGCGCCGGCAAGCACCGCGGCGCAGGTGCTCCGCGAAGAATCCCTGGCGCGCTCAAATCCACCGGCCAGCGCAAATCCCCTAACGGGCGCAAATCCCCGAACGGACGCGGCGCCCATGTGCCACCGCATCCGGGCACGGTGGCGGGCCGTGTCACTTTCGAGCACGTTAGCTTCAGCTACAGCCCCGGGACCCCCGTGGTGCAGGACCTTTCCTTCACGGTGGAGCCGGGCCAGACTGTGGCCATCGTGGGACACACCGGGGCGGGCAAGACCACCGTGGTGAACCTCCTGATGCGCTTCTATGAGCTCGACTCCGGGCGGATCCTGGTGGACTCAACCGACATTGCCGGCATCCCGCGGGACGAGCTGCGGTCCATCTTTGGAACGGTGCTGCAGGACGCCTGGCTGTTCACCGGCAGCATCAGGGAGAACATCGAGTACGGCCGGCCCGGGGCCTCCGACGCCGACATCGTCGAGGCGGCCCGGGCCAGCCACGTGGACCAGTTTGTCCGGTCCCTGCCGGCCGGCTACGCCACGATGCTCGGCAACGACGGCGACTCCCTGAGCCGGGGGCAGCGCCAGCTGGTCTCGATCGCGCGGGCGCAGCTCGCGGGGCGCAGCATCCTGGTGCTGGACGAGGCGACGAGTTCCGTTGACAGCCGCACCGAGGTGCAGATCCGGCACGCAATGGAGCGGCTGCGGCAAGGTCACACTAGCTTCGTGATCGCACACCGTTTGTCCACGGTGCGTGACGCTGATCTAATTCTCGTCATGGACCACGGACGGATCGTTGAACACGGAACCCACCAGCAGCTGCTGGCCAGGAGCGGGCTCTACAAGGATTTGTATGCGGCACAGTTCGCCGGTCGCGAACAGGTGGCTGCCGCCCCGGAGCCGGAACTGTGA
- a CDS encoding GntR family transcriptional regulator → MSPADTAGERFPGAWRTNPASSVPLFEQLRLYVIERADNGTLAPGTRLPAVRSLAGELGVAPHTVARAYKELEAAGVVVTRGRNGTVVCARDAAWSSLSAAAAEFAAAAKAQGASFAEAVQLLAAAYDRH, encoded by the coding sequence GTGAGCCCCGCCGACACCGCGGGGGAGCGTTTCCCCGGTGCCTGGCGGACCAATCCGGCCAGCTCCGTCCCGCTTTTCGAACAGCTCCGGCTCTACGTCATTGAACGCGCCGACAACGGCACACTCGCACCCGGCACGAGGCTGCCGGCGGTGCGGAGCCTCGCCGGCGAACTGGGCGTGGCACCCCACACGGTGGCGCGCGCCTACAAGGAACTGGAGGCGGCCGGCGTCGTGGTGACGCGGGGCCGGAACGGCACGGTGGTCTGCGCCCGCGACGCCGCCTGGAGCTCGCTGTCTGCCGCCGCCGCCGAGTTCGCCGCGGCCGCCAAGGCGCAGGGCGCGAGCTTCGCCGAGGCGGTGCAGCTGCTGGCCGCCGCTTACGACCGGCACTAG